A region from the Oncorhynchus clarkii lewisi isolate Uvic-CL-2024 chromosome 8, UVic_Ocla_1.0, whole genome shotgun sequence genome encodes:
- the LOC139415188 gene encoding thrombomodulin-like produces MRDIIVMVFVTLTFLMRVGEAQHNAYCEGNHCFAVFQDPVDFATAQKHCESNNGQLMTVRSSESQYIISILIGITGDYWIGLRLPSGQCPDSASDLRGYRWITGDNSTDFQNWGLIDNVCSSKCVSVSKIELNWTEQSCDREINGYLCEYNFPSGCKRIDIKSEESVLYETPFGFEGEDLLVLPLGSTATLKPFGSKYICLSEQWMQGPWICDELNGGCEDECLSINQQPVCICPPGKILHDNKLTCVVVVQNDPCLNFGCAHVCYQQNDSSIACMCHHGYALAEDGKKCKDIDDCFDDRQCPGQNYECVKNIGGFKCRCQNGFKMMNDVCIDEDECYMDGPCEHLCENTLGSYNCSCFEGYIATRKDPNKCQLHCPFEECLAECDPNDPQQCNCPEGYLSDVRNEIRICIDINECDNGYCEHNCNNTYGGHMCSCYEGFDLVDGWKCVQRKSSEGSGFTTPSDFITPSVKYPTQRPSTVTAGGLIGIIVCIVIVVLVMVFLLQHILKRRSKLEVPSAPKTQGDDGHDLEQVRTEKYPKPSVDRNFKQDT; encoded by the coding sequence ATGAGGGACATAATAGTGATGGTGTTTGTTACTCTAACATTCTTGATGAGAGTGGGAGAAGCCCAACATAATGCATACTGCGAGGGGAATCATTGTTTTGCTGTTTTCCAGGATCCAGTCGATTTTGCAACGGCTCAAAAACATTGTGAGAGCAATAATGGACAATTAATGACAGTGCGATCTTCGGAATCACAATACATAATTTCGATTTTAATCGGTATTACAGGAGATTACTGGATTGGTTTGCGGTTACCGAGTGGACAATGTCCCGACAGTGCCTCTGATTTGCGGGGGTACAGATGGATAACGGGAGATAATTCAACAGACTTTCAAAACTGGGGGCTCATTGACAATGTCTGCTCTTCAAAATGTGTCTCGGTGTCCAAAATCGAATTGAATTGGACAGAACAATCATGCGACAGGGAAATAAATGGATACCTTTGTGAGTATAATTTCCCAAGTGGCTGCAAACGTATTGACATCAAAAGCGAGGAATCCGTTCTATATGAGACCCCATTTGGATTCGAGGGAGAGGATCTACTGGTATTGCCCTTGGGAAGCACTGCAACGCTCAAGCCCTTTGGTTCCAAGtatatctgtctctctgaacAGTGGATGCAAGGACCATGGATTTGCGATGAATTGAACGGTGGTTGTGAGGATGAGTGCTTATCGATTAATCAACAACCTGTATGCATCTGCCCACCTGGAAAAATTCTGCATGACAATAAATTgacatgtgttgttgttgtgcaaAACGATCCCTGCCTTAATTTCGGGTGTGCACACGTTTGCTACCAGCAAAATGACAGCTCCATCGCCTGCATGTGTCACCATGGGTACGCACTAGCAGAAGATGGGAAGAAGTGTAAAGATATTGATGATTGTTTCGATGATAGACAGTGCCCGGGACAGAACTATGAGTGTGTAAAAAATATTGGTGGATTTAAATGCAGATGCCAAAATGGATTCAAAATGATGAATGACGTTTGCATTGACGAAGATGAGTGCTACATGGATGGACCATGCGAGCATCTTTGCGAAAATACATTGGGCAGTTATAATTGCTCCTGTTTTGAAGGATATATTGCAACGAGAAAAGACCCTAACAAATGTCAACTGCATTGTCCTTTCGAAGAGTGTCTTGCAGAATGTGACCCAAATGATCCACAGCAATGCAACTGTCCCGAGGGTTACCTGAGCGATGTAAGAAATGAAATTAGAATTTGTATTGACATTAATGAATGTGATAATGGTTACTGCGAACATAATTGCAATAATACGTATGGAGGTCATATGTGTTCTTGCTATGAGGGATTTGACTTGGTTGACGGATGGAAATGTGTTCAGAGAAAATCGTCGGAGGGTTCAGGCTTTACGACACCATCTGATTTTATTACACCAAGTGTCAAATATCCAACTCAGCGCCCCTCAACTGTGACAGCAGGTGGTCTAATTGGAATAATAGTGTGTATTGTCATTGTCGTTTTGGTGATGGTCTTTTTACTCCAGCATATTCTCAAACGTCGCAGCAAATTGGAAGTTCCAAGTGCGCCCAAAACCCAAGGCGATGATGGACACGATTTGGAGCAAGTAAGGACGGAAAAGTACCCCAAACCATCTGTGGACAGGAATTTCAAACAAGACACTTAG
- the LOC139415189 gene encoding thrombomodulin-like: MRDTVGILVALTFLLRVKGEAPRGGYCIEKQCFAVFQDQVDFGTAQKHCEDNNGHNGHLMTVRSLISHSILLILLGIHTGNYWIGLQLPSGQCPDQALGLRGYRWITGDNETEFQNWGHFDDVCSSNCISVSKYDFEWKEQPCNSKIDGFICEYKLDSPCQHVMVKGDESVLYDNPLGFKGDNLLVLPLGTIATLKSLGSKYICHVEQWIQAPWNCDVFNGGCSHDCTSVNHEPVCTCPPGKTLQDNNVTCEFALNDPCHDSGCAHLCQKKDDSYACMCHHGYALAEDGKECKDIDYCVEDRQCPGQNSECVNRPTLGGFECRCQKGYELENDTCVDVDECFMGPCEHGCTNTIGSYICSCFDGFISMTEDANRCKLLCLAEECPTECDRSKTYQCYCPIGYLLDDRNGSSVCVDIDECEMDSYCHSNCTNTYGGYLCSCDEGFDLVGEYDCVERESSEGSGFTTPYIPSAKHPTERPFTVKAGGLLGMIVCIVVVILVMVVLIHLILKRRGNLDIAFESQGVGNHDLQQVSTDKYHKLSFDRHFII, encoded by the coding sequence ATGAGGGATACTGTAGGAATACTCGTTGCGTTAACATTCCTTTTGAGAGTCAAGGGTGAAGCCCCTCGTGGCGGATACTGCATCGAGAAGCAGTGCTTTGCGGTTTTCCAGGACCAGGTCGACTTTGGAACGGCACAAAAACATTGTGAGGATAATAATGGGCACAATGGACATTTAATGACAGTGCGATCTTTGATATCGCATAGCATCCTTTTAATATTACTCGGTATCCATACTGGAAATTATTGGATTGGTTTGCAGCTACCGAGCGGGCAATGCCCCGACCAAGCGTTGGGTTTACGAGGGTACAGGTGGATAACTGGAGATAATGAAACGGAGTTCCAGAACTGGGGACACTTTGATGATGTCTGCTCTTCAAACTGCATTTCAGTATCAAAATACGACTTTGAATGGAAGGAACAGCCATGCAACAGTAAAATAGATGGATTTATTTGTGAATATAAACTTGACAGTCCTTGCCAACATGTCATGGTAAAAGGGGACGAATCCGTTCTGTACGACAACCCATTGGGATTCAAGGGAGACAACCTACTGGTTTTACCCCTGGGAACCATTGCAACGCTCAAATCCCTCGGATCGAAATACATATGTCACGTTGAACAGTGGATACAAGCACCATGGAATTGTGACGTATTTAATGGTGGCTGTTCGCATGACTGTACCTCAGTTAACCATGAACCTGTATGCACCTGTCCACCTGGAAAAACTCTCCAGGACAACAATGTCACATGTGAATTTGCGCTAAATGACCCCTGCCATGACTCAGGGTGCGCGCATCTCTGCCAGAAAAAAGATGACAGCTACGCTTGCATGTGTCACCATGGGTACGCACTGGCAGAAGATGGGAAGGAGTGCAAAGACATTGATTATTGTGTCGAGGATAGACAATGCCCGGGACAGAACAGTGAATGTGTCAATAGGCCTACTCTTGGTGGATTTGAATGCAGATGCCAGAAGGGATATGAGTTGGAAAATGACACATGCGTCGATGTGGATGAATGCTTCATGGGTCCATGTGAGCACGGATGCACGAACACGATAGGCAGTTACATTTGCTCCTGTTTTGATGGATTCATTTCAATGACAGAAGACGCCAACAGGTGTAAATTACTTTGTTTAGCAGAAGAGTGTCCCACAGAATGTGATCGTAGTAAAACATATCAATGCTACTGTCCAATAGGTTACTTACTCGATGACAGAAACGGGTCGTCAGTTTGTGTCGACATAGATGAATGTGAGATGGATTCCTACTGCCACAGTAATTGCACAAATACTTATGGAGGTTACCTGTGTTCTTGTGACGAGGGATTCGACTTGGTTGGTGAATATGATTGTGTTGAGAGAGAATCATCGGAGGGTTCAGGTTTTACGACACCATATATACCAAGTGCCAAGCATCCAACTGAGCGTCCTTTCACTGTAAAGGCGGGAGGTCTTCTTGGAATGATAGTATGTATTGTCGTTGTTATTTTGGTGATGGTTGTACTTATTCACCTTATACTGAAACGTCGAGGTAATTTAGACATTGCTTTCGAAAGCCAAGGCGTTGGTAATCACGATTTGCAGCAAGTCTCAACGGATAAGTACCACAAATTGTCATTTGACAGACATTTTATAATATGA